The Niastella koreensis GR20-10 genome includes a window with the following:
- a CDS encoding SRPBCC family protein yields MQNEPLIVERTYNAPADKVWQAITDLDQMRQWYFKLAAFRPEPGFEFQFEGGPKGGPTYLHKCRVTEVVPGKKLQYSWRYDGFDGNSFVTFELFAEGDKTRVKLTHEGLETLAAANKDFARENFMQGWTSIIGTNLKNFVEKVTV; encoded by the coding sequence ATGCAAAACGAACCATTGATCGTTGAGCGCACGTATAATGCGCCGGCCGACAAAGTGTGGCAGGCCATTACCGATTTAGATCAGATGCGCCAATGGTATTTTAAACTGGCCGCATTCAGGCCCGAACCTGGTTTTGAATTTCAGTTTGAAGGCGGCCCCAAAGGAGGACCAACGTACTTACATAAATGCCGGGTAACGGAAGTAGTGCCTGGTAAAAAATTACAATACAGCTGGCGATACGACGGTTTTGACGGCAATTCTTTTGTAACATTTGAATTGTTTGCGGAAGGAGATAAAACCAGGGTGAAATTGACCCATGAAGGCCTGGAAACGCTGGCGGCTGCCAACAAGGATTTTGCAAGAGAGAATTTTATGCAGGGATGGACATCTATCATTGGTACCAACCTGAAAAATTTTGTAGAAAAGGTAACTGTTTAA
- a CDS encoding GNAT family N-acetyltransferase, whose amino-acid sequence MQIQLVKIQSADIKDFRQIFLQENNFQFIYDKCHYYGWADVYEFISNEARIGYGAVWGSDKREDRDTIFEFYVLPPYRKYVSSIFHDFISTSGTKQIECQSNDLLLTGMLYEFAKNIYAEAILFEDHVQTNFQLPGVHFGRNQKEENNGADVGGYYLVQHSEVVANGGFMLNYNFPYADIYMDVKENCRQRGLGSLLVQELKKEIYRMGRVPAARCNISNNASKATLIKAGMKPCGFRLKGDIKNGGTI is encoded by the coding sequence ATGCAGATACAGCTCGTTAAAATACAGTCGGCAGACATAAAAGATTTTCGTCAAATATTCCTGCAGGAAAATAATTTTCAGTTCATATATGATAAATGCCATTATTATGGCTGGGCCGACGTATATGAATTTATTTCCAACGAAGCGCGCATTGGTTACGGGGCTGTATGGGGTTCTGATAAAAGAGAAGACCGTGATACGATTTTTGAATTCTACGTGCTGCCGCCATACAGAAAATATGTAAGCTCCATATTCCATGATTTTATTTCAACCTCAGGCACCAAACAGATCGAATGCCAGAGCAACGATCTGTTGTTAACCGGTATGCTGTATGAGTTTGCCAAGAACATTTATGCAGAAGCCATTCTGTTTGAAGACCATGTTCAAACTAATTTTCAATTGCCCGGCGTACATTTTGGCAGAAATCAAAAAGAAGAAAATAACGGCGCCGATGTGGGTGGTTACTATCTCGTACAACACAGCGAAGTGGTGGCCAATGGCGGGTTCATGCTTAACTATAATTTTCCGTATGCGGATATTTATATGGATGTAAAAGAAAACTGCCGGCAGCGTGGGCTCGGCAGTTTACTCGTACAGGAACTGAAAAAAGAGATCTATCGCATGGGCCGGGTTCCCGCCGCCCGTTGCAATATCAGTAACAATGCATCCAAGGCCACTTTAATAAAAGCCGGGATGAAACCCTGCGGCTTCAGATTAAAAGGCGATATCAAAAATGGTGGTACTATTTAA
- a CDS encoding DUF2306 domain-containing protein — protein sequence MRVYGNYLLLLLLAFFSALMLGITLQYLPVRLDAAFLQIKQDYIDIIPWRIAFFVHVFSSMFVLIAGFTQFSSYLLSHYKKLHRVIGKLYVVDVLFITGPASFIMALLANGGISSRIAFTTLAILWIVTTAKAWQSAMKKQFTAHKEWMQRSYALTLSAVTLRAWKWLLIALFHLRPLNAYMIVAWMGFVPNLLFIEWLIRRKRNKNEIAVA from the coding sequence ATGCGTGTGTATGGTAATTACCTGTTGCTGTTACTGCTGGCTTTTTTTTCGGCCCTGATGCTGGGAATTACCCTGCAATACCTGCCCGTTCGCCTGGACGCGGCTTTTTTACAAATAAAACAGGACTACATCGACATCATTCCCTGGCGCATCGCTTTTTTTGTACATGTATTTTCTTCTATGTTCGTATTGATAGCAGGGTTCACGCAGTTTTCTTCATACCTGTTGTCGCATTACAAAAAACTGCATCGTGTTATAGGAAAACTCTATGTTGTTGATGTATTATTTATCACAGGTCCGGCCTCGTTCATTATGGCCCTGCTGGCCAATGGCGGTATTTCTTCCCGCATTGCCTTCACCACCCTGGCTATTTTATGGATTGTTACTACAGCCAAAGCATGGCAATCAGCCATGAAAAAGCAATTCACCGCTCATAAAGAATGGATGCAACGAAGTTATGCGTTGACGCTGTCGGCCGTTACCTTAAGGGCCTGGAAGTGGCTGCTTATTGCCCTGTTTCATCTGCGCCCATTGAATGCCTATATGATCGTTGCCTGGATGGGGTTTGTGCCCAACTTACTTTTTATAGAATGGCTGATCAGAAGGAAAAGAAATAAAAATGAAATAGCAGTTGCCTGA
- a CDS encoding YARHG domain-containing protein encodes MTPKNLLLFALTATVSFTACNNKPADKPVKSETAPIGSAALLSQPLSAVTGSWTGMFEPDGSDSTAGLANKITVFIAQLADGNISGYSVCAGNERPFSGNYEEQKGIIKATLNEPGNNKYDGVFELEINKENKNLTGKWTPFNKALTGRHYTLERKNFKYDPSEGEQPNASARLLSANDVNNLLKDELRYMRNEIYARHGYSFKLKEVRQMFDSRDWYMPVSTDVRKKLTPIEVRNEKMIKNFEKYAEESYDDYGR; translated from the coding sequence ATGACCCCCAAAAACCTTTTATTATTTGCCCTTACAGCTACAGTGAGCTTCACCGCCTGTAATAACAAACCGGCTGATAAACCGGTTAAATCGGAAACCGCCCCAATAGGATCTGCCGCTTTATTGTCACAACCTTTATCTGCTGTGACCGGTAGCTGGACAGGGATGTTTGAACCAGACGGAAGTGATTCAACTGCAGGTTTGGCCAACAAAATAACGGTGTTTATTGCACAGCTCGCAGATGGTAACATAAGTGGTTATAGTGTTTGCGCTGGTAATGAACGGCCTTTTAGCGGCAATTATGAAGAGCAGAAGGGCATCATTAAAGCTACTTTGAATGAGCCGGGTAATAATAAATACGATGGCGTGTTTGAGCTGGAGATTAATAAAGAAAATAAGAACCTTACCGGTAAATGGACCCCTTTTAATAAAGCATTAACGGGCAGGCATTATACCCTGGAAAGAAAGAATTTTAAGTATGACCCCTCGGAGGGTGAGCAGCCTAATGCGTCAGCACGTTTGTTGAGTGCTAACGATGTAAATAATCTGCTTAAAGATGAATTGCGGTATATGCGGAATGAGATCTATGCCCGGCATGGCTATTCCTTTAAACTTAAAGAGGTGCGTCAGATGTTTGACTCCCGGGATTGGTATATGCCTGTTTCAACAGACGTGCGCAAAAAATTAACGCCTATTGAAGTCAGGAATGAAAAGATGATCAAGAACTTTGAAAAATACGCCGAAGAGTCATATGACGATTACGGACGATAA
- a CDS encoding PAS domain-containing sensor histidine kinase, protein MTEDDKVTIADTYEDYYFAIINDHGLIQYANDQLAQCLHFEKNIPSTNLFYNFLSPVGAELLKDALQKAGFTANPSYLKMNLLNSMVHKANWRIARLKAAANNPELFICLGYKTDPEKPTHTPTPGILVLDCQGHVVDANDKAATFLNTNPESLLNNPQLADFCSSFKIFTDPISFENSPLMKTLLGGKPYQQVIEMRADSPDSKWLQFAFYPLFDETSSVPFSFVALINELPWHKEPHASDKELFQKGFLNLTSAMTWLIDDHERLIFANPAFLRFLGLTENALNQKAAEVIPPFFTDIFEKEHRKVLATGVAHKKIYKHPLAEGTTCYFLVNIFPVPHKTNKRLLGGEAMDITFGYNVHEEIARANERLIRLTQVTTDAIWEWDLKSNQVFRSKPLIELLGSPDKDTIAKNWWYNRIHPEDKERVELNVANLLRSKVASWQWEYRLKYLNGAYRTVRDRGIVVFENEKPVKLIGSLLDLTEIKELENLLLQEKIKHQKEIAKSIIDTQEKERTRIGQELHDNINQLLLVAKLYMGLLKPSEAANKEIAKKVVESLDMAIADIQTISREMVLPKLKEKTLADSISELVKDLRKTCSFKIKFQCHKQWTDDISEGKKIALYRIVQEQLKNTIQYSKATKVTIQLISTGTGIELIVQDDGVGFCPLKKTKGIGLSNIYDRTTLYNGTVDLQSSPGCGCRLKVTIPKS, encoded by the coding sequence ATGACTGAAGATGATAAAGTAACGATTGCAGATACCTATGAAGACTATTATTTCGCCATCATTAATGATCATGGCCTCATTCAATATGCCAATGACCAGCTGGCGCAATGCCTGCATTTTGAAAAAAACATTCCTTCAACAAATCTCTTTTATAATTTCCTTTCACCTGTCGGTGCAGAGCTTTTAAAAGATGCTTTGCAAAAGGCGGGATTTACCGCTAACCCCTCCTATTTAAAGATGAACCTGCTGAATAGCATGGTTCATAAAGCCAACTGGCGTATTGCCCGGTTAAAAGCTGCAGCAAACAACCCGGAACTTTTTATTTGCCTGGGTTATAAAACAGATCCCGAAAAACCAACCCATACACCCACACCCGGCATCCTGGTACTCGACTGTCAGGGTCATGTAGTAGATGCTAACGATAAAGCCGCCACCTTCTTAAACACCAATCCTGAAAGCCTGCTGAACAATCCACAGCTGGCCGACTTTTGCAGTTCCTTTAAAATATTTACTGATCCAATATCCTTTGAAAACTCTCCCCTTATGAAAACTTTACTGGGGGGCAAGCCTTACCAGCAGGTAATTGAAATGCGTGCCGATAGTCCCGACAGTAAATGGTTACAATTTGCCTTCTATCCACTTTTTGATGAGACCAGCTCCGTCCCCTTTTCATTTGTTGCCCTTATCAACGAATTGCCCTGGCATAAAGAACCGCATGCCAGCGACAAAGAATTATTCCAGAAAGGATTTTTAAATCTTACTTCAGCCATGACCTGGCTGATCGATGATCACGAGCGGCTTATTTTTGCCAACCCGGCTTTTCTTCGCTTTCTGGGCTTAACAGAAAACGCATTGAACCAAAAAGCGGCAGAAGTAATCCCCCCTTTCTTTACTGACATCTTTGAAAAAGAACACCGCAAGGTGCTGGCAACAGGTGTTGCACATAAAAAGATTTATAAGCATCCCCTGGCAGAAGGAACAACCTGCTATTTTTTGGTGAACATTTTCCCGGTTCCGCATAAAACCAACAAACGACTGCTGGGCGGCGAAGCCATGGACATTACTTTTGGGTACAATGTGCATGAGGAAATTGCCCGGGCCAATGAACGATTGATCCGCTTAACCCAGGTAACCACAGACGCCATTTGGGAATGGGACCTGAAATCGAACCAGGTATTCCGCAGCAAGCCATTGATCGAACTCCTGGGCTCTCCCGATAAAGACACCATTGCCAAGAACTGGTGGTACAATCGCATTCACCCCGAGGATAAAGAACGGGTTGAATTAAATGTTGCCAACCTGCTGCGTAGTAAAGTTGCCAGCTGGCAGTGGGAATACCGGCTCAAATACCTCAACGGCGCCTACAGAACGGTTCGCGACCGGGGTATTGTTGTATTTGAAAATGAAAAACCGGTAAAGCTTATCGGGTCCTTACTCGATCTTACTGAAATAAAAGAGCTCGAGAACCTGTTGTTGCAGGAAAAGATCAAACACCAGAAGGAAATTGCCAAGAGCATCATAGATACACAGGAAAAAGAACGCACCCGTATCGGGCAGGAACTGCACGACAACATCAACCAGTTGCTGCTGGTGGCCAAATTGTATATGGGGCTTTTAAAACCCAGTGAAGCGGCGAATAAGGAAATAGCGAAGAAAGTGGTAGAATCGCTCGACATGGCCATTGCCGATATACAAACCATTTCAAGGGAAATGGTGTTGCCTAAACTGAAAGAAAAGACCCTGGCCGATAGTATCAGTGAATTGGTTAAAGACCTGAGAAAGACCTGTTCTTTCAAGATCAAATTCCAGTGCCATAAACAATGGACCGATGATATCTCTGAAGGAAAAAAGATTGCCCTGTACCGGATAGTTCAGGAGCAGTTAAAAAATACCATTCAGTACAGCAAGGCTACCAAAGTAACCATTCAATTAATAAGTACCGGCACGGGTATTGAACTTATTGTACAGGACGATGGCGTGGGATTTTGTCCGCTGAAAAAAACAAAGGGCATCGGCCTATCGAATATTTACGACAGAACCACTTTATATAATGGAACCGTCGATCTGCAATCATCGCCTGGTTGCGGTTGCCGGTTAAAAGTGACCATCCCTAAATCATAA
- a CDS encoding response regulator, with product MKVLVADDHAIVRKGLKQILLEEYPFVEIEECANAEELVQKANDGQWDVIISDISMPGRSGLEALQQIRLLHPRLPVLILSMHPEEQYAIRALKAGASGYCSKDLAHDELVNAIRRILTGKKYITPSLAENLATKLEEESLPEPYKRLSDREFDVFKLLVSGKSISDIADNLSLSTTTISTYRARILVKMNLKTNADLIRYALEKKLI from the coding sequence ATGAAAGTACTGGTTGCCGATGATCATGCGATAGTTCGCAAAGGGTTAAAACAGATCTTATTGGAGGAATACCCCTTTGTAGAAATTGAAGAATGCGCCAATGCCGAAGAATTAGTGCAGAAAGCCAATGACGGCCAATGGGATGTAATTATAAGCGATATTTCAATGCCCGGACGTAGTGGTTTGGAGGCATTGCAGCAGATCCGTCTTTTGCACCCCCGCCTGCCGGTACTTATTTTAAGCATGCACCCCGAAGAACAATATGCCATCCGGGCATTGAAAGCAGGGGCATCTGGTTATTGCAGTAAAGACCTTGCCCACGATGAGCTGGTAAATGCAATAAGAAGGATTTTGACCGGCAAAAAATATATTACGCCTTCACTGGCTGAAAACCTGGCCACAAAACTCGAAGAAGAAAGCCTGCCGGAACCTTATAAACGTTTATCTGACAGAGAATTTGATGTTTTCAAATTACTGGTCTCCGGCAAATCGATTTCTGATATTGCCGACAATCTTTCGCTTAGTACTACAACCATCAGTACTTACAGGGCCCGTATTCTTGTAAAAATGAACCTTAAAACAAATGCGGATCTTATCCGGTATGCGCTGGAGAAAAAACTGATTTAG
- a CDS encoding PAS domain-containing protein translates to MENDFPNQSTSQLLIQLVGEAAKFTDPGFAITACNAAASALFVYNQQDIPGQSISFLVPTSLKTNSLPVPDEGEGFG, encoded by the coding sequence ATGGAAAACGATTTCCCCAATCAATCCACCAGTCAGCTCCTGATTCAGCTTGTCGGTGAAGCGGCTAAATTTACTGATCCTGGCTTTGCCATTACCGCCTGCAACGCGGCTGCTTCGGCATTGTTCGTTTACAATCAACAGGATATACCGGGGCAATCCATTTCTTTCCTTGTTCCAACTTCTTTAAAAACAAACAGCCTGCCTGTTCCTGATGAAGGCGAAGGCTTTGGATAA
- a CDS encoding response regulator yields the protein MNSLGTKVALVDDSPVFRNGIHEILRLWGYEVVLTAINGKDLLRQLTTANAPDICITDINMPVMNGYETIAALKEKWPGIKIIAFSITNNTCEEMQAIQAGAHAFVSKTGSIIELQKVLQDMQQPAGI from the coding sequence ATGAACAGTTTAGGAACTAAGGTAGCACTGGTAGATGATTCCCCGGTTTTCAGGAACGGGATACATGAAATCCTCAGATTATGGGGATACGAAGTGGTACTGACTGCCATTAATGGTAAAGACCTGCTGAGACAATTAACTACAGCAAACGCCCCCGATATTTGCATTACCGACATCAATATGCCGGTTATGAATGGCTATGAAACTATTGCTGCCCTGAAGGAAAAATGGCCCGGCATCAAGATCATTGCATTTTCAATCACCAACAATACCTGCGAAGAAATGCAGGCCATTCAGGCAGGCGCCCATGCTTTTGTTTCAAAAACAGGCTCCATAATCGAATTACAAAAGGTTTTGCAGGATATGCAGCAACCGGCCGGGATCTGA
- a CDS encoding M48 family metalloprotease, producing the protein MLQALPYHLKVRDHFALQTKTWNFFAAVNTKEEQLAQYKTELLKNTYKFDVKADAAIYEKVEKAKALLGLEQLPVTVYQAQYTDEMNASIVFLNNEAHIVFSGRITQLLDENELLAILAHELTHVKLYSTLQGELETAERIIMAIAGNYHSEPAYYETARLYRLYTEIYCDRGAYTVTGDTGPVITSLVKIATGLDKISAESYAKQAEEIFSTASGVKAATVSHPENFIRARAIQLWHEKKEAAEEEIIKMIEGATDLDQLDVFKQQELLQFTRKFIQLLLKPDWFRSNLVTNLAKQYFADFSYDEEVMSDEQFIEAISSSHAGIKDYLGYIMLDFALVDGSLEQIPFGWAFQFAETVQLAAIFDAIVKKELQLSDKKMQQHKQKTMAAWYKLQEGEKEQVVLEDDATA; encoded by the coding sequence ATGCTACAAGCGCTTCCATATCACCTGAAAGTCCGGGATCATTTTGCTCTGCAAACGAAAACGTGGAATTTTTTTGCTGCGGTCAACACAAAAGAAGAGCAACTGGCCCAGTACAAAACAGAATTGTTAAAGAATACTTACAAATTTGATGTTAAGGCAGATGCCGCCATTTATGAAAAAGTTGAAAAGGCCAAAGCATTATTAGGGCTTGAACAACTACCCGTTACAGTTTACCAGGCGCAATACACCGATGAAATGAATGCAAGCATTGTTTTTCTGAACAATGAAGCACATATTGTTTTCAGCGGTCGTATAACCCAGTTATTAGATGAGAATGAATTGCTGGCTATTCTGGCGCATGAACTTACCCATGTGAAATTGTACAGTACACTACAGGGTGAATTGGAAACTGCCGAACGCATTATAATGGCAATTGCCGGTAACTATCACAGTGAGCCTGCCTATTATGAAACAGCCCGTTTATACAGGCTATACACCGAAATATATTGCGACCGTGGCGCCTATACGGTAACAGGTGATACCGGCCCGGTAATTACATCGCTGGTAAAAATAGCAACCGGGTTGGATAAGATAAGTGCAGAGAGCTATGCAAAGCAGGCGGAAGAAATTTTCTCCACTGCCAGTGGTGTGAAGGCGGCTACTGTTTCTCACCCTGAGAATTTTATCAGGGCCCGGGCTATTCAGCTTTGGCATGAGAAAAAAGAAGCGGCCGAAGAAGAGATTATAAAAATGATAGAGGGAGCTACCGACCTTGACCAGCTGGATGTTTTTAAACAACAGGAACTTTTACAGTTCACCAGGAAGTTCATACAATTATTATTAAAACCTGACTGGTTCCGCAGTAATCTTGTTACCAACCTGGCCAAACAATATTTTGCTGATTTCTCCTATGACGAAGAGGTTATGTCCGATGAACAATTTATAGAAGCGATCAGCAGCTCGCATGCCGGGATAAAAGATTACCTGGGTTACATTATGCTTGATTTTGCCCTGGTTGATGGCTCCCTGGAACAGATACCCTTTGGCTGGGCCTTTCAGTTTGCCGAAACCGTTCAGTTGGCAGCTATTTTTGACGCTATTGTTAAAAAGGAATTACAACTGAGCGATAAAAAAATGCAGCAGCACAAGCAAAAAACAATGGCTGCCTGGTATAAGCTACAAGAAGGCGAGAAGGAGCAGGTGGTGCTTGAAGACGACGCTACTGCCTGA